From the genome of Tripterygium wilfordii isolate XIE 37 chromosome 6, ASM1340144v1, whole genome shotgun sequence:
CAAGAGGTACAGAAAGTTGTGCGCTTTACAAGGGTTAAGCTTCTCCGGCCGAGTGATACTCTTGCTCTTGGCCATGCTTATAAGCTTGTTACTTCTCAAGGTATGTGTATTTACAGCTTCTGACTCGTTATCAAAGTCTACTGATGAATTTACTAACCTCTATAACTTTCTGTATTCACCAACAAATTCTGATTTTGCTTCGCAGAGGTTATGAAGGTGTTGCGAGCAAAGAAGTATGCCAAAACAAAGAGGCAGCAGCTAGAGTCCGCTGAGAAGACAGAGATGTCCACGGAGAAGCAGAGTTCGGGTGGTGAGCCAGGAGAGAAATCTGATACACAGAAAACCTACCAGGTACAATACAAAAAGCACATTGATTTAGGCCTCTTTCCAACAATAATACAAACAATTTGTCCACAATCAGCAAAATCTAACATTCATGATAAATGATAATACAGGGGACGAAGCAAGAGAGACATGGCACGCGGATAGCGTCAGTTAACAGCACTGCAATGAGGTCAAAAACATGGCGTCCCTCATTGCAGAGCATCTCTGAGGCTTCCAGTCCCAACATGATGACAAATGGCCCACAGAAGGCGTGTTAAGATGCTCATCATTTTGAAGATGTTCACTTCATCCTATTGGGGACTCTATCACTTAGGGGGAGAATAGATTCACCAACACAAAGGAACTGGGTAAAATTAGGTGCCAAAACCTTTGTCAAACAAGAGCAAGAAAAATTCCAACTGTTTGAAGGAAATGAATCATCTCATCTGTATAGCTACAATGAATAGAAGCAATGGATCTGATTTTGTTTTACAGTGAATACTATTGTTATATGCAATTTAAATTATCTAAGCACAAAAGTTACTTTCCAAGGTTTGGGCCCTCCATACTCTTTATGCAAGAAATCTgatctcaaaacaaaaaaacctaGTTGAATCACTATGTCTCAACTTTAAACAAAAACtgcaaaacaaacaaatttatGGGACCAGCATGCATAAAAAGTTACAGACATTCCTATGAATTCTGTCCAAATAACTGTACTAATCTGATGTGTAAAAACATTTCCTTTTGCCAAGTCAATAATTGAACTGTTCTCAAGTCAAGCATGAGCAAGAACTACTAACTTATCAAGATCAAAAAAGAACTCCTATAATAGCAGAAAAATAGCATTTGACCacttaaggaatcaaaatggattaAGAAAATATAGCAAATGAAATGGGATGACATGAAATTAAGCGAGGATAcgccaaaaattttaaaatagcaCTTACCAATGTTGATTACTGTCTAAAATGGTTATGTGCTCTCCGCAAAATTACTGTGGCAAGCATTGAACAGAAATGGctatacaaaaacaaataaatttttttgaagcaCAAAGGAACTGTATAACTGGAAGTAAATAATGGGGGAAAAGAATTACCTTTCTAGAACCTGTTTACTGAAGTAACTTATACAATTCTTCGCGTGGAAAACTCAGCcatctattttgttttcatcattaaaacaaattgtACGTACACACCTTTTATAGATATTATCTATGCACCCAGAAACGAGTTTGCATATCATTTTTCAAAACAGGTCCTAATCATTTGACTCAACCCCACCCGACTAAGCTTTAAGATATTGAAATGGTCCCAACCCACTTGCTCTTGGGAACCATCAAGGAAGAGGCATGAAAAACTCACTGATAAACTAAATCAAACACCATATGAACATGAAGAATACAAAATCTGATATTTGAGTGAATATACCATACCAGTTGCTTTAGGAACATTACTTGCCATGGCTCTTCGTCAGTGCAGCATTGAGTAGCACACCATCATTTCATTGTTTCGAGTGAACAAGGACATACAAGTCATACATACCTCGACAATACTTTACTGTATCAGAAATCATGCACAGGAAGTTCATAAATTGAGTTCCTTAATCACCTCCAACCTTCCATAGGTGTGGGCACTTTGTGCTACTGTCAAGTATCCAATGTTCTCAAAAAAGATGTGACCATTTCAACGCCCAGCTACACCTCCTATTTATGTCAGGAAAAAAGAAGCTTCTGGGCGGTATAAGCCAGTATCAATCAATTTCAATATCTTGAAATATGAACACAGCAAGCAACTCAGTAAAGTGGATTGATTAATACAATTTGCAGTCAATAAGGCTCTTTGGCATCCTAAAATATTCATGTTCATACTTTTGTTTTAGCTGAATCTAGACAAGTTACTAGCTCATTTGGTATTGAACCCACTATATGGTTGCATCCTTGTCCTTCGAATAGTATCCTCAATACTCTTCCATCACATATACTGTCACTCCTAGGACCACAAGTGACATTGGAAATTAATAATCAATGACCAAAGGAATAAAACTCAAGAGCCAAGACAAAACTGCATGCATTTATGCCAATGATATTGATAGAGAATTCCAAAGAGAAAACGAGAATTAGATATGAATTTTTATGCCATGCAAAAATACACCTATTAATGATCTAGGATTTTGATTCCATTGTGACAAGCATACAAACAGACAAGGGtaatatcatcaaaacaaaatacaaagtCTTCTACTATGATGCAAAGATGTTGGCAGTGAATCAAGGCCAACAGAGTAAGGTACTGGTGAAGGTACGTACAAAATACATGTACAAACATATCTCTAGCTCCAACCCAGAATATTTATACCAGTTTCTTCAATGCAAAATTAGTATTATGTCTCATTGTATTAGATCAAAATgacccatattttttttttacatgctCCGTGCAGTTAAGAGTCTATAAAGAAACTGCGGAGGCAAAATGGTACACAATTCTAAACTTAATTAAAATTGGTGTATCTACGGAGACATTATGGCTTCTTTCATGACTTCCAAATAAATAGGTCATTGTAGCTCCAGAAAAGAATATCCATACACATTCTTGACATGCAACAGCTTCAAATATCACCATAATGTAAACggtaattaatataatataaacaGTAATGACTCAATCGACGCTGGAAATATCCACAAATTCATGGGCAAATGAAATAGCGAAATTCTATCACAAAGGCACAACTCTATATCCCCTGGTTGGATTTGATACTCCAGCACCCAGCATTATTTTTTCTCAAGCAATTTGATGCAAGAAATTGGAGGACATTAACATGAGCATTATAATAGCTCCCTTAATGGATTTCACACGAAATTATCataaagaaaactgaaaatatttGTTATGCCACAAAGATTGTGTAGATTACAAAACTGCTCTGGATGACAATTGACACATGAACTGCAATTTAGTTAGACAGCTTGTCAACAAATAAAAATGGACCTGCAAGGCTGCAACAGTGTGAAAACTTTGAGAAAAATGGAGCAGAAGCACATGAGAATGGGCTTATGATAGTGCAACAGCCATGAGGAAAGAACATATGAAGGGCTGTGCACAATTCGGTTTTAACCGAACCGGACCGACCGACCGTTAACCGAATTTACCGGTTAATGTTAACCAATCGGACGGTTCGGTTAAAGGTTTGTGAGTGtttcggttttcggttaatggttcggttaacataaaaaattaaccaaattaaccgaaccgaaccgaaaatatagcatattatataaatatataatatatataattatgttattaattttccacatattaataatttaatacttatattcttctaaaaaaatctattaatacttatataaaaaattcaaaataaatataatatacatcaattaataagtattaattcatgttaccaagtaccaacttagtaacttaccatgtaatgtaacaccttcaatatattatatatttatatttatcaagattaaatatgataatgaaattaataatatgacaaaacaaatactataaaaaccattaaaccctaaattctaaggttaaaggtcccaacaatataaaaccttaaaccttttgtttttttttaaatgggaaccctaaaccctataaaaccttatgaatgtaaaccctaaaccttattaactatataactatagtcatattataaacttaaaccctaactaataaaacactaaacctataaaactatactctaataatataaaccctaaactctaacactataaaaccttaaaccttttgtttttttaaaatgggaaccctaaaccatataaaaccttgtgaatgtaaaccctaaaccctattaactatataactatagtcatgttataaacttaaaccctaaccgataaatcactaaacctataaaattata
Proteins encoded in this window:
- the LOC119999711 gene encoding uncharacterized protein LOC119999711, with amino-acid sequence MGNCQAIDAAALVIQHPDGKIERLYWPVTASEVMKMNPGHYVSLIIPLAPSQDEENQEVQKVVRFTRVKLLRPSDTLALGHAYKLVTSQEVMKVLRAKKYAKTKRQQLESAEKTEMSTEKQSSGGEPGEKSDTQKTYQGTKQERHGTRIASVNSTAMRSKTWRPSLQSISEASSPNMMTNGPQKAC